The genomic interval AAAAACTCAATCACAACCGTGTAAAACTTCTGAAGCGTTTGCAACTCTTTGTCCATCGCGCACTCCTCATCTCATGAGAGTTCTTACAGAACTCTTTTATCACGGTTTTTAGGCAAAGCCCAAAAACCTACGCTACGCCGCTGTGGCACTAAAGCTTGCCTCTAACGAGGCAGAAATTTATGTGTATCATTATAACAAAACTATTTTTTAATGGAATAAGCACTCTCTTTCGTCCCCGCATAAAAGACAACGATCTCGACGGACTCATCGCCCTCATTCACGCCATAATGCCACTTCTCCACCACTTCAATGAGGGCATCACCCGCTTTGAGCTGCAACGTTTTGTTCTCATCCGTCACAACTTTCAGTGCGCCTTTGACCATATACCCCGCATTGATGATGGGATGCTTGTGAAGCGGAAGCTCCGTGTGAGCAGGAATGGTGATCTTCAAAACCGAAATCTCAGGCGCCTCTGTGGGGTAAGCGGGCAAGCTAGAGCCATCCCAGCTCTTGTCTGACTTGACAAGGGTTACAGATTCTACATTTCCAGCGGCAAAAACAGCGCTTGAAAGAAGCAGAAAAAAGCAGAGTAATTTTTTCATGATCGACCTTTTGATGGGAGTTTTGAGACCATTTTACTTTACATGTAAAAGGTTGTCAAGGATGATGGAAATGGTTTACATGTAAAGATTGATCACTTTTAATAAACCTCTTTACGATGCGCGATGCGGATAATGGTAATGAGCAAAATGGTGCCCTCTTTGAGATACACAATACGATAATCGCCTGCGCGTTTGCGAAATTTGCCTTTGTGGTTGCCTTTGAGAGCTTTATCGTTCGTAAAATTGCCGACGTTTAACTCTGCAATTTTTGACCAAATGAGCTGTTGCACGTCATGTTCTAATTGTGCCAACTCTTTAAAAGCTCGTTTGTCAAAAATGACCTCAAACATTGGCAAGACTCAAGTTTTTTGCGACCTCTTCTAAGCTCATGACGCCCGCTTTGCCTGATTTGATCTCATCAATGCGCTTATCGGCGATCATTTCATCCAGCGTATCCATGTAGGCAGAAACCGCTTTTTCGATGATCCACGTACGATTGCGGTCGATTTCTTTGCCGATGGTATCGATCTCATTCAAAAGCGTTTCATCCAACCTGATGTTAATTGCTTTTTTCATGGCATCTCCTTTTTTGTAGCTATTTTACTCCATATGTAGATACATGTCAACTTAAAATCTTTACATGTAAACTAAATTCATGCAAATACGCTACACTCAACAAAAAGGAACACCATGAACTTCAAAACCTTGCATTACACCTGCATTCTTGACGCAAGTCCTGAAGCAGTCTGTGCGTTTCACACCGACACACACAATCTTCCGCTGATTACGCCGCCGTCGATTAAGGTGAACATCGTAAAAATGGAGCCAAACAGCGTTATACTTGACATCAAAAAGTTTGGGATTACGACACGTTGGGAGATGGCACTGGAGATTAACTGCCCTCAAAGCATTGTCGATGTGATGATCAAAGGCCCTTTTGCGTCGTTTCGACATGAAAGACTTTTTGTCGCAGAAGGCGAAAATCGCACGCGTATGGACGAAACCATCACCCTCTCATCTCCCCTTCCCGTTTTCCAATCGCTCTTTTTCTGGTTCGTTAAAAGAGATATGGACGCCATGTTCGCTTACCGCCATGCCAAAACCAAAGCGCATTTTTTAGCTAAATGAGTTTACATATAAGCCTTACTCAATAAAATAACTGTTCTTAATTTTCTCGTAGTTTTTGCATCCTGTCTCATCTCCCAGCTCGCACGCCTTTTTGAAAAACAAGATGGCGCGCTCTTCATTTTGCTCGACGGCGCCACCCACATAGTACATGCTCCCAAGATGCACACATTCACTGGCACCTCCTGCATCACAACTGTTTTGGTAATACGTTACGGCATACTCCATATTGCCATCTTGCTCGTACAAAAGTCCGAGATGTGCGCAACTACTGCTATCTCCACCATTGCAAGCGCGATCGTAATAATCAATGGCTTTTTGCATATCTTCGCTGACTCCTTTGCCATTTTCATACAGCATCGCTAAGCTTTCACAACCCGAAGCATCACCATTGACGCATGCGCGTTCATACAATTCTGCCGCTTTTGGAAGGTTGGTACCTGCGTGTCCATTTTCGTACATATAGCCTAAACTGGTGCACCCTTTGGAGTTGCCTAAATTGCAGGCTTGCTCGTACAAAGTGCGGGCATGGGAAAAACTTTGCAATACGCCTTCCCCGACGTGGTACATGCTTCCAAGTTCCAAACACGCCTTCCCATCGTTATGGTCACATCCATTTTGAAGCTCACTCTCGCGTTCAAAATCCAGCGCAAACAGTGAAGATGCGATCATTAGAACCATGATACAAAAGAGTTTTTTCATGCCCTTCTCCTTGCTAACATTTAAATAATTATATTACAATACTTTTATGAACGAGACAAAAACCAATCTGATTTGCTATGAGCAGGCACCTTTTTTGCAGATTCGCCAAACACTTCAAAGTGAGCGCGCGTATGAAAGTCATGCCCATCCAACCCTTTCCATTGGCTTTATGGTGGAAGGTACAACGACGTTTCAAACGCCCAATGGTTCGTTTTTACTCCAACGCGGCGCCCTTGCGATCATTCCACCGCACACCCAACACGCGTGCAATCCCTTACCTCATACCAAACGAAG from Sulfurospirillum multivorans DSM 12446 carries:
- a CDS encoding cupin domain-containing protein, with amino-acid sequence MKKLLCFFLLLSSAVFAAGNVESVTLVKSDKSWDGSSLPAYPTEAPEISVLKITIPAHTELPLHKHPIINAGYMVKGALKVVTDENKTLQLKAGDALIEVVEKWHYGVNEGDESVEIVVFYAGTKESAYSIKK
- a CDS encoding type II toxin-antitoxin system RelE family toxin, producing MFEVIFDKRAFKELAQLEHDVQQLIWSKIAELNVGNFTNDKALKGNHKGKFRKRAGDYRIVYLKEGTILLITIIRIAHRKEVY
- a CDS encoding CopG family ribbon-helix-helix protein, with protein sequence MKKAINIRLDETLLNEIDTIGKEIDRNRTWIIEKAVSAYMDTLDEMIADKRIDEIKSGKAGVMSLEEVAKNLSLANV
- a CDS encoding SRPBCC family protein — encoded protein: MNFKTLHYTCILDASPEAVCAFHTDTHNLPLITPPSIKVNIVKMEPNSVILDIKKFGITTRWEMALEINCPQSIVDVMIKGPFASFRHERLFVAEGENRTRMDETITLSSPLPVFQSLFFWFVKRDMDAMFAYRHAKTKAHFLAK
- a CDS encoding tetratricopeptide repeat protein; this translates as MKKLFCIMVLMIASSLFALDFERESELQNGCDHNDGKACLELGSMYHVGEGVLQSFSHARTLYEQACNLGNSKGCTSLGYMYENGHAGTNLPKAAELYERACVNGDASGCESLAMLYENGKGVSEDMQKAIDYYDRACNGGDSSSCAHLGLLYEQDGNMEYAVTYYQNSCDAGGASECVHLGSMYYVGGAVEQNEERAILFFKKACELGDETGCKNYEKIKNSYFIE